From Cotesia glomerata isolate CgM1 linkage group LG2, MPM_Cglom_v2.3, whole genome shotgun sequence, a single genomic window includes:
- the LOC123259905 gene encoding exportin-4-like, which produces MANQVMKELEAAAQVILAPPNIISQEQRNAAETVFLDFRKTTMPYQLCREILETSSVDYVLFESAGLIKGALVREWTLLPPADIASLQQYLLHYIVNKATLALFVRERILQVIAIMVKRKSVEDSGADRRVLLNQVESMVTSGDSKRQLLGCSIMSALMQEYATTAKSSEVGLTWELHFKAKQQFEITDLKRIFKFVTTALSELTKDSVPMETLPLIKHLLSIAEAALTWGYVIFDSMSQGLIRLFEDFSESEASPSLRPEKVWQDVILDPMIIQIFFTLYWKVRTNLQLAHHARSCLVQLASLNGKVMATHEIKLQYSSNYVQNFIKLISNIEIIDQEALGVANIVRRITMFFGPTLQSLAPEIFGSFMEQVTRLTCIFAEGAALEDSMCPDDYLYMEAFERMLESWSSILSKKSRYQDSFFEPSFVQIFNVYLKCRLSPPDGTRPVSNNEYEKEITDIEENDRNKYKKQLQTLGVIARKIPNHTLTLLSHLIETRTTKLRQELSQLTSSQRESFVAHGNMNEALQNLYEDLHWLVLIAGHILCFDSIGEVALIPAQMIKYSMEQAEQGKSDVNVSLQLMASPQCNLSDIPGAEESSDHVIRLTAAIFRLCEIERSAIEANLANLLSPELISSVVWFLHRWSLSYLLPTENYYSEISTTLIQAFGTDGAGAQWAVNFLLDNIKCIINVFKGEETLAEDTVKLLVGLVDTPTKSYYVLKSEQIGSLIDLATKNSFSLPQVAKRGIMSTVVQVGIALKNKSNEKQYWSQTLQPLLDQFKQIISRNDFSRSCHQEDIKLQITELLEFFIGIAQGAQSSTAKTIFQYICPVLAEVANLLTAYHNYPQIVKLLIEFLFECTRRILCYLTEEESIKLYEASLHTIQSYARCNSNRITSDSTNEENTYEDILLLMQLLTHLLSEDMFRLDRVDSKSRQKQLVTSADVFLYGLNIIMPMMTLELLKFPSLCHQYFKMITLICEMHPRKVCELPLDLLKQLMASVELGFYSFGDDVTTICCDIIRLIAKYLHGENLKGHPKNPIIAPFMNVIMNLVLSQQIYSDLISYISTPMYYLICCYQEEYQKLVENFIASQPNQEVAQRLATAFNNLTANISMTTEQSERLKFRSNFESFAVAVLIK; this is translated from the exons atggCTAATCAAGTTATGAAAGAACTAGAAGCTGCAGCTCAAGTTATTTTG gcTCCACCAAATATAATCTCTCAGGAGCAAAGAAATGCAGCGGAGACAGTATTCCTGGACTTCCGCAAGACAACAATGCCTTACCAGCTGTGCCGTGAAATCTTAGAAACAAGTAGCGTAGATTACGTCCTATTTGAATCAGCAGGTTTAATAAAAGGAGCCTTAGTCCGAGAATGGACTCTGCTGCCACCAGCAGACATCGCATCACTGCAGCAGTACCTCTTGCATTATATAGTAAACAAAGCAACCTTGGCACTGTTCGTCAGAGAGCGGATTCTCCAGGTGATAGCAATAATGGTGAAGCGAAAGAGCGTCGAAGACTCTGGAGCAGACCGCAGAGTGCTGCTGAACCAAGTGGAGTCGATGGTGACGAGCGGGGACTCAAAGAGACAACTGCTTGGCTGCAGCATCATGTCAGCTCTAATGCAAGAGTACGCAACGACTGCCAAGTCTTCAGAAGTCGGCTTGACCTGGGAGCTCCACTTCAAAGCCAAGCAGCAGTTTGAAATCACAGACTTGAAgcgtatttttaaatttgtgacCACTGCGCTGTCCGAGCTCACCAAGGACTCGGTCCCCATGGAGACTTTGCCGTTGATAAAACACTTGTTGTCAATTGCCGAGGCAGCTCTCACCTGGGGCTACGTCATATTCGACTCGATGTCCCAGGGATTGATAAGGCTTTTCGAAGACTTCTCGGAGTCCGAAGCCAGTCCGTCTTTGCGGCCAGAAAAAGTTTGGCAAGATGTCATCCTGGATCCGATGAtcatacaaatattttttacactttattGGAAGGTTCGGACTAACTTGCAATTAGCACATCATGCCAGAAGCTGCCTGGTACAGCTGGCCAGTTTAAACGGCAAGGTAATGGCTACTCATGAAATAAAACTCCAGTACTCGAGCAACTATGTacagaattttataaaacttatttctAATATTGAAATAATCGACCAAGAAGCGCTGGGTGTTGCTAATATTGTCAGAAGAATCACGATGTTCTTTGGACCGACGCTGCAGTCTCTTGCGCCGGAAATTTTTGGATCTTTTATGGAACAAGTTACCAGACTGACGTGTATTTTTGCAGAAGGAGCTGCTCTGGAAGATtcg ATGTGTCCTGATGACTACTTGTACATGGAAGCATTCGAGCGAATGCTTGAATCCTGGTCTTCAATTTTATCCAAGAAGAGCAGATATCAAGATAGTTTTTTCGAGCCGAGTTTCgttcaaatatttaatgtttatttaaaatgccGACTGTCGCCGCCGGACGGTACTCGCCCTGTTAGCAATAATGAATACGAAAAAGAGATAACAGATATTGAGGAAAATGacagaaataaatataaaaagcaaCTTCAGACActtg gagTTATTGCTAGAAAAATACCCAACCATACTTTGACGTTGCTGTCTCATTTAATTGAAACTCGAACTACCAAGTTACGTCAGGAATTAAGTCAGCTGACATCATCGCAAAGAGAATCATTCGTGGCTCATGGGAATATGAATGAAGCTCTGCAGAATTTATACGAAGATTTACATTGGCTGGTATTAATAGCTGGACATATTTTATGTTTCGATTCCATTGGTGAAGTAGCTCTCATACCTGCTCAGATGATTAAATACAGCATGGAACAG GCAGAGCAAGGTAAATCAGATGTCAACGTATCTCTCCAACTGATGGCGTCTCCTCAGTGTAACCTCTCAGACATTCCTGGAGCGGAGGAGTCATCAGACCACGTAATACGTTTAACCGCAGCGATCTTTCGTCTCTGTGAAATAGAACGCAGTGCAATAGAAGCTAACCTCGCTAATTTATTAAGTCCCGAATTGATTAGCAGCGTTGTCTGGTTCCTGCACCGATGGTCGCTGAGTTATTTACTGCCAACCGAAAATTACTACTCTGAAATAAGTACAACACTGATTCAGGCGTTTGGTACTGACGGCGCAGGAGCACAGTGGGCTGTTAATTTTCTGCTGGacaatattaaatgtataaTTAATGTGTTTAaaggagaagaaacactagcTGAAGATACTGTTAAATTGCTGGTGGGTCTAGTCGATACTCCTACAAA GTCATATTATGTATTAAAGTCAGAACAAATCGGAAGCTTAATTGACCTGGcaacaaaaaatagttttagtCTTCCTCAAGTTGCCAAGAGAGGAATAATGTCTACTGTTGTTCAAGTCGGAATTGCGCTGAAGAACAAAAGCAATGAAAAACAATACTGGTCACAAACTCTTCAGCCGCTGcttgatcaatttaaacaaattatttctaGGAATGACTTTTCACGATCGTGCCATCAAGAAGATATTAAATTGCAAATAACAGaacttttagaattttttataggcATTGCTCAAGGCGCTCAGTCGTCTACAGCTAAAACTATTTTTCAGTACATCTGTCCAGTATTAGCTGAAGTAGCTAATTTACTGACGGCTTATCATAACTATCCGCAAATAGTTAAACTACTTATTGAATTTCTTTTTGAATGTACAAGAAGGATACTTTGTTATTTGACCGAG GAAGAAAGTATTAAATTGTACGAAGCAAGTTTGCACACCATACAGAGTTACGCTCGATGTAACAGCAATCGTATAACTTCTGACTCAACAAACGAAGAAAATACCTACGAAGATATTCTTCTGCTCATGCAATTATTGACTCACTTATTGAGTGAAGATATGTTTAGGCTAGACCGTGTAGATAGTAAATCGAGACAAAAGCAATTAGTCACTTCTGcagatgtatttttatatggtcttaatattattatgcCAATGATGACACTTGAGTTGCTTAAATTTCCTTCTTTGTGTCACCA atattttaaaatgataacaTTAATATGTGAAATGCATCCAAGGAAAGTCTGTGAATTACCTCTTGATTTGCTCAAGCAATTAATGGCCTCAGTAGAATTAGGATTTTATTCATTTGGTGATGATGTTACAACTATTTGTTGCGATATTATTAGATTAATTGCTAAATATTTGCATGGAGAAAATTTAAAAGGTCACCCAAAAAATCCAATCATTGCACCATTTATGAat gtaATAATGAATTTGGTACTTTCACAACAAATATACTCGGACTTAATATCTTACATAAGCACTCctatgtattatttaatttgctgTTATCAAGAAGAGTACCAAAAACTTgtggaaaattttatagcgTCGCAACCAAACCAAGAAGTAGCTCAGCGACTAGCTACTGCGTTTAACAATTTAACAGCAAACATTTCAATGACTACTGAGCAATCAGAACGGCtcaaatttcgaagtaattttGAAAGCTTTGCTGTAGCTGTgctgattaaataa
- the LOC123259921 gene encoding uncharacterized protein LOC123259921 isoform X3: MILKGLLTLLTIFHLQNGVTSNSHEVLFEITDINSIKKFIDEHYDVSRSEKSFSVLKNLTLDEKKKAAREFYLEMEALIKNISEMIPEYERFYNSWWYEVPRDLKPYGVGRRDNFDLFAMKGRLEVLYKIIEHDVDQFFSDYMTRSQGTGNDANEINDCMHSWALYWYSANENSLNLKLNLHHGPLLVSGSIRQLFYDLTFYLSRVKKAEDNKYNYCKRTSSYHQEFYQMYKQLVIKIFQEFSVRYFSSMGQAICVSQSHMETLERMKRNLFNDLKAIMKSTKGVLHNTTWYMYQCDPTKFDKRAEEVTHLELEKMVQTVIIAEKDLSTTHSCSHNCNLNLIKDTLNKTQCDEFLDCQYSTPGYQITELRNSSRRYESFTGYDGENKKQYGNPDRHFENREKPLDVSSSYNWGTMRFCDYCICTCATKQSHSPNVTNAVSFRDLVSDIENNKVVVDVKFVKKDNMIHMQILEGEVQPYGQIVNESWKELDKLYYDESSKHFYNNDRLGGKIIYQRGTDYASPDIMNLNDVMAPEKHVITGVRFRFTEDLVNNSTQKQSPIELQIRVTSLDFLRGKLINLDQSSWISPKEKLLKNELILENPDNPKYVKSNTDPTITSNKFVRFRASDLKKDAGQSTVPFFRGRNTELIDKFLLGGLGLIHRGHPGSGGHLDIKIFDFDMSPYFNIIDDTPETLLD, translated from the exons atgatattaaaggGACTTCTTACccttttaactatttttcatCTCCAAAATGGTGTTACATCAAATTCTCACGaagttttatttgaaattactgacataaattctattaaaaaatttatcgatgaACACTATGATGTATCCCGCagtgaaaaatcattttcagtacttaaaaatttaactttggATGAAAAGAAGAAAGCAGCTCGAGAATTCTACCTGGAAATGGAagcattaattaaaaacatatcAGAAATGATACCTGAATATGAAAGATTTTATAATTCTTGGTGGTATGAAGTACCGAGAGACTTAAAACCTTATGGCGTCGGTAGGAGAGACAATTTTGATTTGTTCGCTATGAAAGGTCGACTAGAAGTTTTATACAAGATAATTGAGCATGATGTGGACCAATTTTTCTCAGATTATATGACTAGATCTCAAGGTACCGGGAATGAtgcaaatgaaataaatgactGTATGCATTCTTGGGCACTATATTGGTATTCCGCAAATGAGAACTCTCtcaacttgaaattaaatttacatcatGGTCCTCTTCTTGTTTCTGGTAGTATTCGCCAACTCTTTTATGATTTAACATTCTACTTGTCTCGTGTTAAAAAAGCA GAAGACAATAAATACAATTACTGTAAAAGGACTTCTTCATACCATCAAGAATTTTACCAAATGTACAAacaattagtaattaaaattttccaagaGTTTAGTGTGAGATATTTCTCCTCTATGGGACAAGCAATTTGTG TTTCACAATCTCATATGGAGACACTGGAAAGAATGAAGAGAAACTTATTCAATGATTTGAAGGCAATAATGAAGTCAACCAAAGGAGTTTTGCACAACACGACATGGTATATGTATCAGTGTGATCCGACAAAATTTGATAAGCGT GCGGAAGAAGTAACACACCTTGAGTTAGAGAAAATGGTGCAGACGGTAATAATTGCAGAAAAGGATTTGAGCACCACTCACTCTTGCAGCCATAACTGTAACTTGAACTTAATAAAAGATACTTTAAATAAGACACAGTGTGATGAATTTCTGGACTGTCAATATAGTACGCCCGGTTACCAGATCACTGAATTG AGGAATAGTAGCAGACGTTATGAATCTTTCACCGGTTATGATGGCGAAAACAAAAAGCAGTATGGCAACCCCGATCGGCATTTCGAGAACCGTGAAAAACCCTTAGATGTATCTAGTTCATACAACTGGGGTACAATGAGATTCTGTGACTACTGTATTTGTACTTGTGCAACCAAGCAGTCGCACTCGCCAAATGTTACTAATGCTGTTAGTTTTAGAGACCTAGTTTCGGATATTGAAAACAACAA GGTTGTTGTAGATGTCAAGTTTGTGAAGAAAGATAACATGATTCACATGCAAATCTTAGAGGGTGAAGTTCAACCTTACGGTCAAATTGTAAATGAATCGTGGAAGGAATTGGATAAATTATACTACGATGAATCTTCTAAACACTTCTACAACAATGATCGCCTTGGtggtaaaattatttatcaaagagGAACGGATTATGCTAGCCCGGATATTATGAACTTGAATGATGTAATGGCGCCAGAAAAGCATGTAATCACTGGGGTTCGATTCCGATTTACTGAAGATTTAGTTAACAATTCAACTCAGAAGCAAAGTCCAATTGAATTACAAATTCGAGTGACGTCTCTTGATTTTCTGAgaggaaaattaattaatctagATCAATCATCGTGGATATCACCTAAGGAAAAACTTCTCAA AAATGAATTGATACTAGAAAACCCAGACAATCCTAAGTATGTGAAATCAAATACTGATCCGACTATAACGTCAAATAAATTCGTTAGATTCCGAGCATCTGATTTGAAGAAAGATGCTGGACAGTCAACTGTGCCATTCTTTAGAGGTCGTAACACCGAATTGATTGACAAATTTCTTTTGGGTGGACTTGGTCTCATTCATCGCGGTCATCCTGGGTCTGGTGGACACCTTGATATAAAgatttttgactttgatatgtCGCCTTATTTCAATATCATCGACGATACTCCTGAGACATTATTGGATTAA
- the LOC123259921 gene encoding uncharacterized protein LOC123259921 isoform X1, with the protein MILKGLLTLLTIFHLQNGVTSNSHEVLFEITDINSIKKFIDEHYDVSRSEKSFSVLKNLTLDEKKKAAREFYLEMEALIKNISEMIPEYERFYNSWWYEVPRDLKPYGVGRRDNFDLFAMKGRLEVLYKIIEHDVDQFFSDYMTRSQGTGNDANEINDCMHSWALYWYSANENSLNLKLNLHHGPLLVSGSIRQLFYDLTFYLSRVKKAEDNKYNYCKRTSSYHQEFYQMYKQLVIKIFQEFSVRYFSSMGQAICVSQSHMETLERMKRNLFNDLKAIMKSTKGVLHNTTWYMYQCDPTKFDKRAEEVTHLELEKMVQTVIIAEKDLSTTHSCSHNCNLNLIKDTLNKTQCDEFLDCQYSTPGYQITELRNSSRRYKFFTGYDGEYKKQYGDPHRHSNNRKRPSDVSSSYNWGTMRFCDYCICTCAIKPSRSPHVITAVSFREQVSEIENNKVVAGLKFVKKDGMIHIQIAEREVLPHGHVGYYELWKPLEEFTYNETTEKYYVLKNNESQIPLEFGVDYARPHEMNLNNVMAPKKHAITGVRWRFAGDSLEFPKRKQGPIELQVRVTSLDFSRGKLINLDQSSWITPKEQSLKDELILENPDNPIYASQSTGWRLENRKDPQYGQLKIQSTITSNKFVKFRASDLKKDAGQSTVPFFDGRESGMHESLLGGVGLIHRGVPGSGGHLAFKIFDFDMSPYFNIIDDTSKTLLN; encoded by the exons atgatattaaaggGACTTCTTACccttttaactatttttcatCTCCAAAATGGTGTTACATCAAATTCTCACGaagttttatttgaaattactgacataaattctattaaaaaatttatcgatgaACACTATGATGTATCCCGCagtgaaaaatcattttcagtacttaaaaatttaactttggATGAAAAGAAGAAAGCAGCTCGAGAATTCTACCTGGAAATGGAagcattaattaaaaacatatcAGAAATGATACCTGAATATGAAAGATTTTATAATTCTTGGTGGTATGAAGTACCGAGAGACTTAAAACCTTATGGCGTCGGTAGGAGAGACAATTTTGATTTGTTCGCTATGAAAGGTCGACTAGAAGTTTTATACAAGATAATTGAGCATGATGTGGACCAATTTTTCTCAGATTATATGACTAGATCTCAAGGTACCGGGAATGAtgcaaatgaaataaatgactGTATGCATTCTTGGGCACTATATTGGTATTCCGCAAATGAGAACTCTCtcaacttgaaattaaatttacatcatGGTCCTCTTCTTGTTTCTGGTAGTATTCGCCAACTCTTTTATGATTTAACATTCTACTTGTCTCGTGTTAAAAAAGCA GAAGACAATAAATACAATTACTGTAAAAGGACTTCTTCATACCATCAAGAATTTTACCAAATGTACAAacaattagtaattaaaattttccaagaGTTTAGTGTGAGATATTTCTCCTCTATGGGACAAGCAATTTGTG TTTCACAATCTCATATGGAGACACTGGAAAGAATGAAGAGAAACTTATTCAATGATTTGAAGGCAATAATGAAGTCAACCAAAGGAGTTTTGCACAACACGACATGGTATATGTATCAGTGTGATCCGACAAAATTTGATAAGCGT GCGGAAGAAGTAACACACCTTGAGTTAGAGAAAATGGTGCAGACGGTAATAATTGCAGAAAAGGATTTGAGCACCACTCACTCTTGCAGCCATAACTGTAACTTGAACTTAATAAAAGATACTTTAAATAAGACACAGTGTGATGAATTTCTGGACTGTCAATATAGTACGCCCGGTTACCAGATCACTGAATTG AGAAATAGTAGCAGACGTTATAAATTCTTTACCGGTTACGATGGTGAATACAAAAAGCAGTATGGCGACCCTCATCGGCATTCCAATAACCGTAAACGACCTTCAGATGTATCTAGTTCATACAACTGGGGTACAATGAGATTCTGTGACTACTGTATTTGTACTTGTGCAATCAAGCCGTCGCGCTCGCCACATGTAATTACTGCTGTCAGTTTTAGAGAACAAGTTTCGGAAATCGAAAACAACAA GGTCGTTGCGGGTCTTAAGTTTGTGAAGAAAGATGGAATGATTCACATTCAAATCGCAGAACGTGAAGTTCTACCTCACGGTCATGTTGGATATTATGAACTGTGGAAGCCATTGGAAGAATTTACTTACAATGAAACAACTGAAAAATACTacgtcttaaaaaataatgagtcCCAAATTCCACTTGAGTTCGGAGTTGATTATGCTCGTCCACATGAAATGAACTTGAACAATGTGATGGCACCAAAGAAGCATGCCATCACAGGAGTCCGCTGGCGATTCGCCGGAGATTCTCTTGAATTTCCCAAACGAAAGCAAGGTCCAATTGAATTACAAGTTCGAGTAACATCTCTCGATTTTTCGAgaggaaaattaattaatctcgaTCAATCATCATGGATTACTCCTAAAGAACAATCTCTCaa agaTGAATTGATATTAGAAAATCCAGATAATCCTATATATGCGAGTCAAAGTACTGGATGGAGATTGGAAAACCGAAAAGATCCTCAGTACggacaattaaaaattcagtcGACTATAACGtcgaataaatttgttaaattccGAGCATCTGATTTGAAAAAAGATGCTGGACAGTCAACTGTGCCATTCTTTGATGGTCGTGAAAGTGGAATGCATGAAAGTCTTTTGGGTGGAGTTGGTCTCATTCATCGCGGTGTTCCTGGCTCTGGTGGACACCTTGCCttcaaaattttcgattttgaTATGTCGCCCTATTTTAATATAATCGACGATACTTCTAAAACATTACTGaattaa
- the LOC123259921 gene encoding uncharacterized protein LOC123259921 isoform X2, with translation MILKGLLTLLTIFHLQNGVTSNSHEVLFEITDINSIKKFIDEHYDVSRSEKSFSVLKNLTLDEKKKAAREFYLEMEALIKNISEMIPEYERFYNSWWYEVPRDLKPYGVGRRDNFDLFAMKGRLEVLYKIIEHDVDQFFSDYMTRSQGTGNDANEINDCMHSWALYWYSANENSLNLKLNLHHGPLLVSGSIRQLFYDLTFYLSRVKKAEDNKYNYCKRTSSYHQEFYQMYKQLVIKIFQEFSVRYFSSMGQAICVSQSHMETLERMKRNLFNDLKAIMKSTKGVLHNTTWYMYQCDPTKFDKRAEEVTHLELEKMVQTVIIAEKDLSTTHSCSHNCNLNLIKDTLNKTQCDEFLDCQYSTPGYQITELRNSSRRYESFTGYDGENKKQYGNPDRHFENREKPLDVSSSYNWGTMRFCDYCICTCATKQSHSPNVTNAVSFRDLVSDIENNKVVVDVKFVKKDNMIHMQILEGEVQPYGQIVNESWKELDKLYYDESSKHFYNNDRLGGKIIYQRGTDYASPDIMNLNDVMAPEKHVITGVRFRFTEDLVNNSTQKQSPIELQIRVTSLDFLRGKLINLDQSSWISPKEKLLKDELILENPDNPIYASQSTGWRLENRKDPQYGQLKIQSTITSNKFVKFRASDLKKDAGQSTVPFFDGRESGMHESLLGGVGLIHRGVPGSGGHLAFKIFDFDMSPYFNIIDDTSKTLLN, from the exons atgatattaaaggGACTTCTTACccttttaactatttttcatCTCCAAAATGGTGTTACATCAAATTCTCACGaagttttatttgaaattactgacataaattctattaaaaaatttatcgatgaACACTATGATGTATCCCGCagtgaaaaatcattttcagtacttaaaaatttaactttggATGAAAAGAAGAAAGCAGCTCGAGAATTCTACCTGGAAATGGAagcattaattaaaaacatatcAGAAATGATACCTGAATATGAAAGATTTTATAATTCTTGGTGGTATGAAGTACCGAGAGACTTAAAACCTTATGGCGTCGGTAGGAGAGACAATTTTGATTTGTTCGCTATGAAAGGTCGACTAGAAGTTTTATACAAGATAATTGAGCATGATGTGGACCAATTTTTCTCAGATTATATGACTAGATCTCAAGGTACCGGGAATGAtgcaaatgaaataaatgactGTATGCATTCTTGGGCACTATATTGGTATTCCGCAAATGAGAACTCTCtcaacttgaaattaaatttacatcatGGTCCTCTTCTTGTTTCTGGTAGTATTCGCCAACTCTTTTATGATTTAACATTCTACTTGTCTCGTGTTAAAAAAGCA GAAGACAATAAATACAATTACTGTAAAAGGACTTCTTCATACCATCAAGAATTTTACCAAATGTACAAacaattagtaattaaaattttccaagaGTTTAGTGTGAGATATTTCTCCTCTATGGGACAAGCAATTTGTG TTTCACAATCTCATATGGAGACACTGGAAAGAATGAAGAGAAACTTATTCAATGATTTGAAGGCAATAATGAAGTCAACCAAAGGAGTTTTGCACAACACGACATGGTATATGTATCAGTGTGATCCGACAAAATTTGATAAGCGT GCGGAAGAAGTAACACACCTTGAGTTAGAGAAAATGGTGCAGACGGTAATAATTGCAGAAAAGGATTTGAGCACCACTCACTCTTGCAGCCATAACTGTAACTTGAACTTAATAAAAGATACTTTAAATAAGACACAGTGTGATGAATTTCTGGACTGTCAATATAGTACGCCCGGTTACCAGATCACTGAATTG AGGAATAGTAGCAGACGTTATGAATCTTTCACCGGTTATGATGGCGAAAACAAAAAGCAGTATGGCAACCCCGATCGGCATTTCGAGAACCGTGAAAAACCCTTAGATGTATCTAGTTCATACAACTGGGGTACAATGAGATTCTGTGACTACTGTATTTGTACTTGTGCAACCAAGCAGTCGCACTCGCCAAATGTTACTAATGCTGTTAGTTTTAGAGACCTAGTTTCGGATATTGAAAACAACAA GGTTGTTGTAGATGTCAAGTTTGTGAAGAAAGATAACATGATTCACATGCAAATCTTAGAGGGTGAAGTTCAACCTTACGGTCAAATTGTAAATGAATCGTGGAAGGAATTGGATAAATTATACTACGATGAATCTTCTAAACACTTCTACAACAATGATCGCCTTGGtggtaaaattatttatcaaagagGAACGGATTATGCTAGCCCGGATATTATGAACTTGAATGATGTAATGGCGCCAGAAAAGCATGTAATCACTGGGGTTCGATTCCGATTTACTGAAGATTTAGTTAACAATTCAACTCAGAAGCAAAGTCCAATTGAATTACAAATTCGAGTGACGTCTCTTGATTTTCTGAgaggaaaattaattaatctagATCAATCATCGTGGATATCACCTAAGGAAAAACTTCTCAA agaTGAATTGATATTAGAAAATCCAGATAATCCTATATATGCGAGTCAAAGTACTGGATGGAGATTGGAAAACCGAAAAGATCCTCAGTACggacaattaaaaattcagtcGACTATAACGtcgaataaatttgttaaattccGAGCATCTGATTTGAAAAAAGATGCTGGACAGTCAACTGTGCCATTCTTTGATGGTCGTGAAAGTGGAATGCATGAAAGTCTTTTGGGTGGAGTTGGTCTCATTCATCGCGGTGTTCCTGGCTCTGGTGGACACCTTGCCttcaaaattttcgattttgaTATGTCGCCCTATTTTAATATAATCGACGATACTTCTAAAACATTACTGaattaa